The following are encoded together in the Acidobacteriota bacterium genome:
- a CDS encoding cupin domain-containing protein produces MDARRETGGGGSGRDTAEPALEGNHSKVIRHEGGWRWRGVRCEAYKASGSTWRGMTRRELIGRRGESPLFHVRYFEIDPGGFSSLERHRHEHAVVVLRGRGEVRLGCGRFAVGVGDVIYVAPDDPHQFLCPAQADEPFGFLCIVNAERDRPVALDGPEACGICE; encoded by the coding sequence ATGGACGCGCGGCGAGAGACAGGCGGAGGCGGTTCGGGAAGGGACACGGCCGAGCCCGCGCTCGAGGGGAATCACAGCAAGGTGATCCGCCACGAGGGCGGCTGGAGATGGCGAGGCGTCCGCTGCGAGGCGTACAAGGCGAGCGGTTCCACGTGGCGCGGCATGACGAGAAGGGAGTTGATCGGCCGGCGCGGGGAATCGCCGCTGTTCCACGTGCGCTACTTCGAGATCGATCCCGGAGGCTTCAGCAGCCTGGAACGGCACCGGCACGAGCACGCCGTCGTCGTGCTCCGCGGCCGGGGGGAAGTTCGGCTCGGCTGCGGGCGGTTCGCCGTCGGGGTGGGCGACGTGATTTACGTCGCCCCCGACGACCCGCACCAGTTCCTGTGCCCGGCCCAGGCGGACGAGCCGTTCGGCTTCCTGTGCATCGTCAACGCCGAGAGGGACCGTCCGGTCGCGCTGGACGGCCCCGAGGCGTGCGGCATTTGCGAGTGA
- a CDS encoding peptidase M64: MVPSLLLAAGLASAAPGGGAPFAADFTGATLRVDLYHSGTSSEEHFAIRRLRVEGPWPGSRTRLIDTSNLGKYMVEVADLATNRVLYSRGFASIYGEWETTAEADREWGTFEEAVRVPEPRRPFQLRLRKRGPDGTFREIWRTSVDPRSRFVDRPAIQEADVTELMIGGDPARKVDLLVLGDGYTAAQRPKFLADARRALAALFAVEPFRSRKEDFNVRALFTPSPQPGITRPRAGIFRDTPLGTRYNAFDSERYVLTFDDHRWRDIAASAPYDVVAIMVNERKYGGGGIFNLYCTFAADSAFADYLFVHEFGHHIAGLADEYYTSDVAYEELPPIEVEPWEPNISALLPDGMPKWRALLSEGVPVPTPWDKETFEKESRARQERRRRLRAEGAPEEELERLFAEERSLFTAMLASERYAGKVGAFEGAGYRARGLYRPSTDCIMFTRDEVGFCPVCAAAIDRVIDGYTE, from the coding sequence ATGGTGCCGTCACTGCTGCTCGCCGCCGGACTCGCCTCCGCCGCCCCGGGGGGCGGCGCGCCGTTCGCGGCCGATTTCACCGGGGCCACGCTGCGCGTCGATCTCTACCACTCGGGAACCTCGTCGGAGGAGCACTTCGCGATCCGGAGGCTGAGGGTCGAGGGCCCCTGGCCCGGCAGCCGGACGAGGCTGATCGACACCTCCAACCTCGGCAAGTACATGGTCGAAGTCGCCGACCTCGCCACCAACAGGGTCCTGTACTCGCGGGGGTTCGCGAGCATCTACGGGGAGTGGGAGACGACGGCGGAGGCGGACAGGGAGTGGGGGACCTTCGAGGAGGCGGTCCGGGTGCCGGAGCCGCGCCGGCCCTTCCAGCTCCGCCTGCGCAAGCGGGGACCCGACGGCACGTTCCGGGAGATCTGGAGGACGAGTGTCGATCCCCGCTCGCGGTTCGTGGACCGGCCGGCGATTCAGGAGGCCGACGTGACCGAGCTGATGATCGGCGGGGATCCCGCGCGCAAGGTGGACCTGCTGGTCCTCGGCGACGGGTACACGGCGGCCCAGCGCCCGAAGTTCCTCGCGGACGCGCGGCGGGCGCTGGCCGCGCTGTTCGCGGTCGAGCCGTTCCGCAGCCGGAAGGAGGACTTCAACGTCCGCGCCCTGTTCACCCCGTCGCCGCAGCCGGGAATCACCAGGCCGCGTGCGGGGATCTTCCGCGACACGCCTCTCGGGACGCGGTACAACGCGTTCGATTCGGAAAGGTACGTGCTGACGTTCGACGACCACCGGTGGCGTGACATCGCGGCCAGTGCGCCCTACGACGTGGTGGCGATCATGGTCAACGAGCGGAAGTACGGCGGAGGCGGCATCTTCAACCTCTACTGCACCTTCGCCGCCGACTCGGCCTTTGCCGACTATCTGTTCGTCCACGAATTCGGGCATCACATCGCCGGGCTCGCTGACGAGTACTACACATCCGACGTGGCCTACGAAGAGCTGCCGCCGATCGAGGTGGAGCCCTGGGAGCCCAACATCAGCGCGCTCCTCCCCGACGGAATGCCGAAGTGGCGGGCGCTGCTGAGCGAGGGTGTCCCGGTTCCCACGCCGTGGGACAAGGAGACCTTCGAGAAGGAGTCCCGGGCGCGCCAGGAGCGGCGGCGCCGGCTCCGCGCGGAGGGGGCGCCGGAGGAGGAGCTCGAGCGCCTGTTCGCCGAGGAACGCTCGCTGTTCACCGCCATGCTCGCTTCGGAACGGTATGCGGGAAAGGTGGGAGCGTTCGAGGGTGCGGGATACCGGGCGCGCGGGCTCTACCGGCCCAGCACCGACTGCATCATGTTCACGCGGGACGAGGTCGGCTTCTGTCCGGTGTGCGCGGCGGCGATCGATCGCGTGATCGACGGCTACACGGAGTGA